Within Pseudomonas sp. LBUM920, the genomic segment TGCCCAGCCCTACGGCCTGGCCGAAGCCCTGGTGGTGGATGCAGACGGCGCCTGGCTTGGGATCGACAACAATTTTGGCCCGCGTGCCGATGGTGAAAAACGCCCTGTGGTCTATCGTTTCGCCGCGCCTGCCGGCGGCTGGAGCGCCCAGCCATGAGCGGGCAGCCGCCTGGCAAGCGCGCCGGACGTGTGCTGATGTTTGTGGCATGGGGCGCCGGGCTGTTTTTGGCCACACGGTTTTTTGGGCAGTGGGAAGCACGTCAGGAAAATCCCAATGCGGTGGTGACCTCGCAGCAACACGCGGGGTACATCGAGGTGAAATTGCTGGGCAACGGCCAAGGGCATTTTGTTGCCAGTGGCCAGATCAATGGTCAGCCGGTGGAGTTTATGCTCGATACCGGCGCGACCGATGTGGCGGTGCCGGCCGAATTGGCCGACCGCCTCGGGCTTAAACGTGGCCTGCCGGTGACCTTGAGCACCGCCAACGGCCGTGTTCAGGGCTACCGCACCCACCTCGACCGCCTGAAGCTGGGCGATATCGTCCTGCAGGACGTCCGCGCGATCGTGGCGCCGGGCTTGGACGGGGAACAGGTGCTGCTGGGCATGAGCGCATTGAAACAACTTG encodes:
- a CDS encoding TIGR02281 family clan AA aspartic protease, translating into MSGQPPGKRAGRVLMFVAWGAGLFLATRFFGQWEARQENPNAVVTSQQHAGYIEVKLLGNGQGHFVASGQINGQPVEFMLDTGATDVAVPAELADRLGLKRGLPVTLSTANGRVQGYRTHLDRLKLGDIVLQDVRAIVAPGLDGEQVLLGMSALKQLEFTQRSGTLLLRQTKQ